In Streptomyces qaidamensis, one DNA window encodes the following:
- a CDS encoding fused MFS/spermidine synthase, whose translation MSPVTGSSTSPVVESTPRDGLGPRAAAILVFGSSAAVLVVEIVALRLLAPYLGLTLETSTMVIGIALTAIAFGSWLGGNIADQVDPRRLIGPALGVSGAVVALTPAVLRSTAEWAPAVLLVIASLTILVPGALLSAVTPFVTKLRLTSLAETGTVVGRLSGIGTVGAIVGTVLTGFVLVSRLPVSGILLGLGALLVAGSAWVEWRTRGWTGTPALALVVAAGGLAATVAPGGCDVETKYHCARVVADPGERDGRTLVLDGLRHSYVDVDDPAHLEFEYVRAVASVVDAGFPQGEPLVAHHLGGGGLTLPRYLAATRPGTRSLVSEIDGGVVRINHERLGLRPEAGIDVRVEDGRLGLRRLDTDSRDLVVGDAFGGVSVPWHLTTVEAMADVRRVLDDGGLYVANLIDHGGMDFARAEVATLGETFPHVALLGEPADIGLGPAAASKGGNLVVLASDRPVDLRAVQRALDARHTGWKIATGEDLTSWTGAARLLTDDHAPVDQLLQPYSPQSGR comes from the coding sequence ATGTCGCCCGTGACCGGATCGTCTACGTCGCCCGTCGTTGAGAGCACACCCCGTGATGGTCTGGGCCCCCGTGCCGCCGCGATACTGGTGTTCGGGTCCTCGGCGGCGGTCCTGGTGGTCGAGATCGTCGCCTTGCGGCTGCTGGCTCCCTACCTCGGCCTGACCCTCGAGACCAGCACCATGGTGATCGGCATCGCGCTCACGGCCATCGCCTTCGGCTCCTGGCTGGGTGGCAACATAGCGGACCAGGTCGATCCGCGTCGGCTCATCGGTCCTGCGCTGGGGGTGTCCGGAGCGGTGGTGGCGCTCACTCCCGCGGTGCTGCGGAGCACGGCGGAATGGGCACCGGCGGTGCTCCTGGTCATCGCGTCGCTGACCATCCTGGTGCCGGGTGCGCTGCTCTCCGCGGTGACGCCGTTCGTCACGAAGCTGCGTCTCACCAGCCTGGCGGAGACCGGAACGGTGGTCGGCCGGCTGTCGGGCATCGGCACGGTGGGCGCCATCGTCGGCACCGTGCTCACGGGCTTCGTCCTCGTGTCGCGGTTGCCGGTCAGCGGCATCCTGCTCGGGCTCGGAGCGCTGCTGGTGGCCGGCTCGGCATGGGTCGAGTGGCGAACGCGCGGGTGGACCGGCACCCCGGCCCTGGCACTCGTCGTCGCGGCCGGCGGCCTCGCCGCCACGGTCGCGCCCGGGGGTTGCGACGTGGAGACCAAGTACCACTGCGCACGCGTCGTCGCGGACCCCGGTGAGCGCGACGGCCGCACGCTCGTCCTGGACGGCCTGCGGCACTCCTACGTCGACGTCGACGACCCGGCCCATCTGGAGTTCGAGTACGTGCGCGCCGTCGCGTCGGTGGTCGACGCCGGCTTCCCGCAGGGCGAACCGCTGGTGGCCCACCACCTGGGCGGTGGCGGACTCACTCTTCCCCGCTACCTCGCGGCCACGCGCCCCGGAACCCGAAGCCTCGTCTCCGAGATCGACGGCGGAGTCGTGCGCATCAACCACGAGCGACTCGGTCTGCGGCCGGAAGCCGGCATCGACGTGCGGGTGGAGGACGGCAGGCTCGGCCTGCGGCGACTCGACACCGACAGCCGTGACCTCGTCGTCGGCGACGCCTTCGGTGGCGTCAGCGTGCCGTGGCACCTCACCACCGTGGAAGCGATGGCCGATGTCCGGCGGGTGCTCGACGACGGCGGCCTGTACGTGGCCAACCTCATCGATCACGGTGGCATGGACTTCGCACGCGCCGAAGTGGCCACGCTAGGCGAGACCTTCCCGCACGTCGCGCTCCTCGGCGAACCCGCCGACATCGGCCTGGGCCCGGCCGCCGCGTCCAAGGGCGGCAACCTGGTGGTGCTGGCCTCCGACCGGCCGGTCGACCTCCGGGCGGTCCAACGAGCGCTCGACGCCCGCCACACCGGCTGGAAGATCGCCACCGGCGAGGACCTCACCTCCTGGACCGGCGCTGCCCGGCTCCTCACCGACGATCACGCACCCGTGGACCAGCTCCTGCAGCCCTACAGTCCGCAGAGCGGCCGGTGA
- a CDS encoding glycerol-3-phosphate dehydrogenase/oxidase, with the protein MSLTGTPAAGASLSAARRTRDLTEATDGRVVDVLVVGLGATGAGAALDAAARGLDVVAVDAHDLAFGTSRWSSKLIHGGLRYLASAQFDVAHESAVERGVLMERTAPHLVRAQPFVLPLTGLVSRGQAALAWAGFRAGDALRLSARTARATLPAPRRLSPVETRHLAPALRPAELRGGLLSWDGRLTDDARLVTALARTAAARGARILTRVRAVELSASGARIRDELTGEEGEIRARAVINASGVWAGDLVEGIRVRPSRGTHLVLRSQDIGPLPAGLHIPIPGETNRFVLVLPQDDGRVYVGLTDEPLDGPVPDVPEVPETDIGFLLDVLGSVLDVPVRRSDVVGAFAGLRPLLDTTPTAQPGAASRTADISRRHAVLTSPDGVVSVVGGKLTTYRRMAEDAVNAVVDARGLTAGPSPTATLPLVGAAAPRTLAAVRAPRRLVQRYGTEAPAVLALADQDPRLGEPVVPGHAVTGAELLWALRHEGALDEADLLDRRTRIGLVPADRAEALKAVRGLVGETLGTGSRTR; encoded by the coding sequence ATGAGCCTGACCGGCACCCCCGCCGCCGGGGCCTCCCTGTCCGCAGCGCGGCGCACCCGCGACCTGACCGAGGCGACCGACGGCCGCGTGGTGGACGTGCTGGTCGTCGGCCTCGGTGCGACCGGCGCCGGAGCGGCCCTCGACGCCGCCGCCCGCGGTCTCGACGTCGTCGCCGTCGACGCCCACGACCTCGCGTTCGGCACGTCGCGCTGGAGCTCCAAGCTCATCCACGGCGGGCTGCGCTACCTGGCCTCGGCCCAGTTCGACGTCGCCCACGAGAGCGCGGTCGAACGCGGCGTGCTGATGGAGCGGACGGCACCCCATCTGGTGCGCGCCCAGCCGTTCGTGCTGCCCCTGACCGGACTCGTCTCGCGCGGCCAGGCCGCTCTCGCCTGGGCCGGTTTCCGGGCCGGCGACGCCCTGCGGCTGTCGGCCCGCACGGCCCGCGCCACGCTGCCCGCCCCGCGCCGGCTCTCCCCGGTCGAGACCCGGCACCTGGCCCCGGCGTTGCGCCCCGCGGAGCTGCGCGGCGGCCTGCTCTCCTGGGACGGGAGGCTCACCGACGACGCCCGGCTGGTGACCGCCCTCGCCCGTACCGCCGCCGCACGGGGGGCCCGCATATTGACCCGTGTCCGGGCCGTGGAACTCTCCGCGTCCGGGGCCCGGATACGCGACGAACTCACCGGCGAGGAGGGCGAGATCCGAGCCCGAGCGGTGATCAACGCATCCGGAGTGTGGGCCGGTGACCTCGTGGAGGGCATCAGGGTCCGGCCCTCTCGCGGCACCCATCTCGTCCTGCGCTCGCAGGACATCGGCCCGCTGCCCGCCGGTCTGCACATCCCCATCCCCGGCGAGACCAACCGTTTCGTCCTCGTCCTGCCCCAGGACGACGGCCGCGTCTACGTCGGGCTCACCGACGAGCCCCTGGACGGGCCCGTCCCGGACGTCCCCGAGGTGCCGGAGACGGACATCGGCTTCCTGCTCGACGTCCTCGGCTCGGTTCTCGACGTCCCCGTCCGTCGCAGCGACGTCGTCGGCGCGTTCGCCGGGCTGCGGCCCCTGTTGGACACCACCCCCACCGCACAGCCCGGCGCCGCCTCACGCACGGCCGACATCTCCCGCCGGCACGCGGTGCTGACCTCGCCGGACGGCGTGGTCAGTGTGGTCGGCGGCAAGCTCACCACCTATCGCAGGATGGCCGAGGACGCCGTGAACGCCGTGGTCGACGCTCGCGGTCTGACCGCCGGCCCCTCCCCCACCGCCACGCTCCCGCTGGTGGGCGCCGCGGCCCCCCGGACGCTCGCCGCGGTGCGCGCGCCCCGCCGCCTCGTCCAGCGCTACGGCACCGAGGCGCCCGCGGTACTCGCCCTGGCCGACCAGGACCCGCGGCTGGGCGAGCCCGTCGTGCCCGGCCATGCCGTGACCGGCGCCGAACTGCTGTGGGCGCTACGGCACGAGGGCGCCCTGGACGAAGCCGACCTGCTCGACCGTCGCACGCGCATCGGACTGGTCCCGGCGGACCGGGCCGAGGCGCTGAAGGCCGTACGCGGGCTGGTCGGCGAGACCCTGGGCACGGGAAGCCGAACCCGGTGA
- a CDS encoding TetR/AcrR family transcriptional regulator: MTPNRHNSSAQQKSSDNDVVLDAVRDCVLAVGVRRTTMTDVARRAGVSRMTLYRRWPDVRSLVGDLMTREWIAVATGSMPESRPDVGTRPPLIDGLVAGVEAFRAHPLFQKIVDVDPELLLPYVLDRRGASQEALLELLAGALREGHADGSVRVAPAERQARTVLLVLQSFALSLRTMTEEDDAELTSAAFLAELRTVLERTLTP, from the coding sequence ATGACGCCTAATCGTCACAACAGCTCGGCTCAGCAGAAGTCCTCCGACAACGACGTGGTGCTCGACGCCGTCCGGGACTGCGTCCTCGCGGTCGGTGTCCGCCGCACGACCATGACCGACGTGGCCCGCCGCGCGGGCGTCTCACGGATGACGCTCTACCGCCGCTGGCCCGACGTCCGTTCCCTGGTCGGTGATCTCATGACGCGCGAGTGGATCGCCGTCGCGACCGGATCCATGCCCGAGAGCCGGCCCGACGTGGGCACGCGCCCACCGCTGATCGACGGCCTGGTGGCGGGCGTGGAGGCCTTCCGCGCCCACCCGCTCTTCCAGAAGATCGTCGACGTCGACCCCGAACTGCTCCTGCCCTACGTGCTGGACCGCCGCGGCGCGAGCCAGGAGGCCCTGCTGGAGCTGCTCGCCGGGGCGCTGCGGGAGGGACATGCGGACGGCTCGGTGCGGGTGGCCCCCGCCGAACGCCAGGCCCGGACCGTGCTGCTGGTCCTCCAGTCCTTCGCCCTGTCCCTGCGCACCATGACCGAGGAGGACGACGCCGAGCTCACGAGCGCGGCCTTCCTCGCCGAACTGCGCACCGTTCTGGAGAGGACCCTCACCCCATGA
- a CDS encoding FAD-binding oxidoreductase has product MDMLWNGWGDPARATPLPDTVTGLLRDWLGVKPQPTASARLEEITISTPALEDSARHALHAALGDRAESLRTDPESRIRHTRGKSTPDLLRIRAADTTDAPAAVALPQSQDEVLAVLRVCAEHRLALVPFGGGTSVVGGLAPAGKAPFIALDLRRMNRMLDLDPVSRTATLQPGLRAPEAEALLAEHGFTLGHFPQSYEWATIGGFAATRSSGQASAGYGRFDEMVLGLTLATPEGTLDTGRAPRSAAGPDLRQLLLGSEGAFGVITSVTVRIRPVPRTRRYEAWRFASFDEGTAALRRLAQDGPRPTVLRLSDETETLIGLAQPAAIGSAVEQHSAGCLAVVGFEGTEQDTAGRRAAAAAVLTDSGGEFAGDEPGERWAHGRYAAPYLRDSLLEAGAFAETLETAAYWSRLPGLYAAVRDALTATLTDNGTPPLVMCHISHVYENGASLYFTIVSAQGADPVEHWTRAKHAANEAILAAGGTITHHHAVGTDHRDWYVREAGDLGVAALRAVKRRLDPDGLLNPGVLLPAD; this is encoded by the coding sequence ATGGACATGCTGTGGAACGGCTGGGGCGACCCGGCCAGGGCGACGCCGCTGCCCGACACCGTCACCGGGCTGCTGCGCGACTGGCTCGGCGTCAAGCCCCAGCCCACGGCATCAGCCCGGCTGGAGGAGATCACGATCTCCACGCCCGCCCTTGAGGACTCCGCCCGCCACGCGCTGCACGCCGCACTCGGCGATCGCGCGGAGAGTCTCCGCACGGACCCCGAGAGCCGCATCCGGCACACCCGCGGCAAGTCCACCCCGGACCTGCTGCGCATCCGCGCCGCCGACACCACCGACGCCCCGGCGGCGGTCGCCCTCCCGCAGAGCCAAGACGAGGTACTCGCCGTGCTCCGCGTCTGCGCCGAACACCGCCTCGCCCTCGTCCCGTTCGGCGGCGGAACCTCCGTCGTCGGCGGCCTCGCCCCCGCCGGCAAGGCACCCTTCATCGCCCTGGACCTGCGGCGCATGAACCGCATGCTCGACCTCGACCCCGTCTCCCGGACCGCCACCCTCCAGCCCGGTCTGCGCGCACCCGAGGCCGAGGCGCTCCTGGCCGAACACGGCTTCACCCTCGGCCACTTCCCCCAGTCCTACGAGTGGGCCACCATCGGCGGCTTCGCCGCGACCCGCTCCAGCGGGCAGGCCTCCGCGGGCTACGGGCGCTTCGACGAGATGGTCCTCGGACTCACCCTCGCCACACCCGAGGGCACCCTCGACACCGGCCGGGCACCCCGTTCGGCGGCCGGACCCGATCTGCGGCAGCTGCTGCTCGGCTCGGAGGGCGCCTTCGGCGTCATCACCTCCGTGACCGTCCGCATCCGGCCCGTCCCGCGGACGCGCCGCTACGAAGCCTGGCGCTTCGCCTCCTTCGACGAGGGCACCGCCGCGCTGCGCCGCCTCGCACAGGACGGCCCCCGCCCCACCGTCCTCAGGCTGTCCGACGAGACCGAGACCCTGATCGGCCTCGCCCAGCCCGCGGCCATCGGCTCCGCCGTCGAGCAGCACAGCGCCGGATGCCTCGCCGTGGTCGGCTTCGAGGGCACCGAGCAGGACACCGCGGGGCGGCGGGCGGCCGCGGCGGCCGTACTCACCGACAGCGGTGGCGAGTTCGCGGGCGACGAGCCGGGGGAGCGCTGGGCGCACGGCCGCTATGCGGCGCCGTACCTGCGGGACTCGCTCCTCGAAGCGGGCGCGTTCGCCGAGACGCTGGAGACCGCCGCCTACTGGTCGCGACTGCCCGGCCTGTACGCCGCCGTCCGCGACGCGCTCACCGCCACGCTCACCGACAACGGCACCCCGCCGCTGGTCATGTGCCACATCTCGCACGTCTACGAGAACGGCGCCTCGCTGTACTTCACGATCGTCTCCGCCCAGGGCGCCGACCCCGTCGAGCACTGGACACGTGCCAAGCACGCCGCGAACGAGGCGATCCTCGCCGCGGGCGGCACGATCACCCACCACCACGCGGTCGGCACCGACCACCGCGACTGGTACGTACGGGAGGCCGGGGACCTCGGTGTCGCGGCGCTGCGCGCCGTCAAGCGACGGCTGGACCCGGACGGCCTGCTGAACCCCGGAGTCCTGCTGCCGGCCGACTGA
- a CDS encoding diacylglycerol/lipid kinase family protein, translating into MRQFTAVVNPTAGGATSAAALHKVARLLREAGAELETEYSRSLPHARELARRAGERGRVVLAVGGDGITGSIGGALSGTGALFGMVPAGRGNDFARALGLPGDPDGVARVLLHGTPRAVDTIEVTSSVHAGTVVLGSVYAGVDALANLHANRSRMLRGSASYYAGALRAISTWRPVRYRITVDGRDHAYSGYTVVAANSSYYGSARRIAPEARLDDGLLDVVMIRDAPRRLFFALMKELDTGAHIHRPQVQVVRGREIRIEADRDVPYGADGEIEAVLPVTARVLPGALRVLC; encoded by the coding sequence ATGCGACAGTTCACCGCCGTCGTCAACCCGACCGCGGGCGGAGCCACCAGCGCTGCGGCGCTGCACAAGGTGGCCCGCCTCCTCCGGGAGGCGGGCGCCGAGCTGGAGACCGAGTACAGCCGCAGCCTCCCCCACGCCCGCGAACTCGCCCGGCGCGCCGGGGAACGCGGCCGGGTGGTGCTCGCCGTCGGCGGCGACGGGATCACCGGAAGCATCGGCGGAGCCCTCAGCGGCACCGGCGCCCTGTTCGGCATGGTCCCGGCCGGCCGCGGCAACGACTTCGCCCGGGCCCTGGGCCTGCCCGGCGACCCCGACGGCGTCGCCCGGGTGCTGCTCCACGGCACACCACGCGCCGTGGACACCATCGAGGTCACGTCGTCCGTCCACGCCGGCACCGTCGTGCTCGGCAGCGTCTACGCGGGCGTCGACGCGCTCGCCAACCTCCACGCCAACCGCTCCCGAATGCTGCGCGGTTCGGCCTCCTACTACGCAGGTGCCCTACGCGCGATCAGCACCTGGCGCCCCGTCCGCTACCGGATCACCGTCGACGGCCGGGACCACGCCTACAGCGGCTACACCGTGGTGGCCGCGAACTCCAGCTACTACGGCTCCGCGCGGCGTATCGCTCCCGAGGCCCGTCTCGACGACGGTCTGCTCGACGTCGTGATGATCCGCGACGCCCCGCGCCGCCTGTTCTTCGCCCTGATGAAGGAGCTCGACACCGGCGCCCACATCCACCGCCCCCAGGTGCAGGTGGTGCGCGGCCGGGAGATACGCATCGAGGCCGACCGGGACGTCCCCTACGGCGCGGACGGCGAGATCGAGGCCGTCCTCCCGGTGACGGCCAGAGTGCTGCCCGGCGCACTGCGAGTCCTGTGCTGA
- a CDS encoding GNAT family N-acetyltransferase, with the protein MTSPDFGDHPERALLDRLEEYYDDVPRHSARVEDHGPLTLFVPEGQGWPFYARPARGGSGPLRPTDVQKVRARQRELGIPESFEWVAETTPTLRAAAEESGLVVHEHPLMVLDPGTPAAGVDGSSGNVSVRIIGADDPILPGALAVPQLAFAEPGTHVGLAGTPQLTEAINARVADGSVERAIVRIRAGLTVVAAAVEHGSVLSAGQHQPLAGVSEIVGVGTLPAARRRGLALAVTEALVADARSRGAATVFLSASDDDVARLYARLGFRRVGTALIAEPAE; encoded by the coding sequence ATGACTTCTCCTGACTTTGGCGACCATCCTGAGCGAGCACTGCTGGACCGGCTCGAGGAGTACTACGACGACGTCCCGCGGCACAGCGCCCGCGTCGAGGACCACGGGCCGCTCACCCTGTTCGTGCCTGAGGGCCAGGGCTGGCCGTTCTACGCACGTCCCGCACGGGGAGGGTCCGGACCGCTGCGGCCCACCGACGTTCAGAAGGTCCGTGCTCGCCAGCGGGAACTGGGGATCCCGGAGAGTTTCGAATGGGTCGCCGAGACCACACCCACGCTCCGGGCAGCAGCCGAGGAGTCGGGACTCGTGGTCCACGAACACCCGCTCATGGTCCTCGATCCCGGTACTCCGGCAGCCGGTGTGGACGGATCGTCCGGCAACGTGTCCGTGCGGATCATCGGCGCGGACGATCCGATCCTGCCCGGCGCCCTGGCCGTTCCTCAGCTCGCCTTCGCCGAGCCCGGGACCCACGTCGGTCTCGCGGGAACACCACAACTGACGGAAGCGATCAACGCCCGTGTCGCCGACGGATCGGTGGAACGCGCGATCGTACGTATCCGGGCAGGTCTGACCGTGGTCGCGGCAGCCGTCGAGCACGGGTCGGTTCTGTCCGCCGGCCAGCACCAACCGCTCGCAGGAGTCAGTGAGATCGTCGGCGTCGGAACGCTCCCCGCGGCCCGCCGCCGTGGTCTCGCACTCGCGGTCACGGAGGCACTGGTGGCCGACGCCCGATCGAGGGGAGCGGCAACCGTCTTCCTGTCGGCAAGTGACGACGATGTCGCACGGCTCTACGCCCGCCTCGGCTTCCGCAGGGTCGGAACGGCACTGATCGCCGAACCCGCCGAGTAG
- a CDS encoding NlpC/P60 family protein, which produces MPALAHDGEGPSPDEVRRRIDSLYDRAESDTGTFNATRAAAIPRQRGTVARGRSEGDTPPAVGALARQWFDVARAKLGPSVPAWQSDRKVPVRPERAPEAARPVRPAARPAESRALEVPPAERAAESRALEVPPAERPAQLRALEVPPAARPAESRALEAPPAERAAESRALEVPPAERPAQLRALEAPPAPTGGAWELPVGSAQAPAAEVLPELSDQRAAPVATGGAQPGLYGDLAAWPLYEPAPAPALESGPPSLAALPAVPAPTEGAYQVDLLTSGTEAYGSGPVTGATAPYVRPLAADLTAYQASGPPADMTMTTYGAGLPDTHGASWLTPAAGRSSQAERVIAFARAQIGLPCVWGAVGPGSYDAAGLTQAAWKAVGVMLPRTTQAQWSAGEQVSLADAQVGDLVFFHDDLGHVGIWSGDGMMIHASGPGALIREESVFFAGQSAIKGAIRPA; this is translated from the coding sequence GTGCCCGCGTTGGCGCATGACGGCGAGGGGCCGAGCCCTGACGAGGTCCGGCGGAGGATCGACAGTCTCTACGACCGGGCCGAGAGCGACACCGGCACCTTCAACGCGACCCGCGCCGCCGCGATACCGCGTCAGCGCGGCACGGTCGCCCGCGGCCGGTCCGAGGGGGACACACCGCCGGCGGTCGGAGCCCTTGCCCGGCAGTGGTTCGACGTCGCCCGCGCCAAGCTGGGACCGTCCGTGCCGGCGTGGCAGTCGGACCGGAAGGTGCCGGTCCGGCCCGAGCGCGCACCCGAGGCGGCACGACCTGTGCGTCCGGCGGCACGCCCCGCGGAATCCCGCGCCCTCGAAGTGCCCCCGGCGGAACGCGCCGCGGAATCCCGCGCCCTCGAAGTGCCCCCGGCGGAACGCCCCGCGCAACTCCGCGCCCTCGAAGTGCCCCCGGCGGCACGCCCCGCGGAATCCCGCGCCCTCGAAGCGCCCCCGGCGGAACGCGCCGCGGAATCCCGCGCCCTCGAAGTGCCCCCGGCGGAACGCCCCGCGCAACTCCGCGCCCTCGAAGCGCCCCCGGCGCCCACCGGTGGTGCGTGGGAGCTGCCCGTCGGATCAGCTCAGGCGCCTGCCGCCGAAGTCCTCCCGGAGCTCTCCGACCAGCGTGCCGCACCGGTTGCGACAGGTGGCGCACAGCCGGGTCTCTACGGCGATCTGGCGGCCTGGCCCCTGTACGAGCCCGCACCAGCGCCCGCCCTGGAGTCCGGCCCACCGTCCCTCGCGGCGCTGCCCGCCGTCCCAGCTCCCACCGAGGGTGCCTACCAGGTGGATCTTCTGACAAGCGGGACGGAGGCGTACGGTTCCGGTCCAGTGACCGGCGCGACCGCACCGTATGTCAGGCCCCTGGCAGCGGATCTCACCGCTTACCAAGCCTCCGGTCCACCGGCCGACATGACCATGACGACCTATGGCGCCGGTCTGCCCGACACTCACGGCGCATCCTGGCTGACGCCGGCCGCCGGCCGCAGCAGCCAGGCCGAGCGGGTGATCGCCTTCGCCCGCGCGCAGATCGGTCTGCCGTGCGTATGGGGCGCGGTCGGGCCGGGATCGTACGACGCCGCCGGGCTCACCCAGGCCGCCTGGAAGGCTGTCGGTGTCATGCTTCCCCGGACCACCCAGGCCCAGTGGAGTGCGGGGGAGCAGGTCTCGCTCGCTGATGCCCAGGTCGGGGACCTGGTCTTCTTCCACGACGACCTCGGCCATGTCGGCATCTGGAGCGGCGACGGCATGATGATTCACGCGTCCGGCCCGGGAGCGCTCATCCGTGAGGAGTCGGTGTTCTTCGCCGGGCAGTCGGCCATCAAGGGCGCGATCCGCCCGGCTTGA
- a CDS encoding alpha/beta hydrolase produces MSVFIMVAGVFTGAHVWEETAARLIAAGSTAHAVPLTGIDPARPAAPSHVGLETHIEDVIAAIDAVDVASGREIVLVGHDYGIHPVLGAADRRAERIARVVYLDCGMPQNGVPALAAVPDQALRAQLAARAEAGEREGVLAPPGRDEWERWGSTADVGEAGLERLTALSAPQPLGTLLEPLRLTGAVAAVPVSGVLCARNGAGIDQVQRLVDFGDPALAALTEPQVTFFELPTGHWPMLSCPDALADVLLRAAAGEGHRLRPAGDDAPAPAHLRPFPLDVPELPRDRQGHVDLYVPDGEGPRPAVVFVHGGPVPAGARPLPREWPTLVGYARWAAAEGMVGATLDHRLHDVADYDRAAADIATGVDLVRSDARVDADRIALWFFSGGGLLTTDWLTRPPAWLRCLAASYPVLAPLPAWGMAGSRFHPARAVGQAGSLPIVLLRAGREAPELAATVDAFVTAADESAARLELVDVPNGHHGFETLDAPEETIPALHEAMRSVVTHLTR; encoded by the coding sequence GTGAGCGTGTTCATCATGGTTGCGGGTGTGTTCACCGGGGCCCATGTCTGGGAGGAGACGGCCGCACGGCTGATCGCGGCGGGCAGCACGGCACACGCCGTCCCGCTGACGGGCATCGACCCGGCTCGGCCCGCCGCACCATCGCACGTCGGTCTGGAGACGCACATCGAGGACGTGATCGCGGCGATCGACGCGGTGGACGTGGCATCCGGGCGGGAGATCGTGCTCGTCGGTCATGACTACGGGATCCACCCGGTGCTCGGCGCCGCTGATCGGCGAGCGGAGCGCATCGCACGCGTCGTGTACCTGGACTGCGGGATGCCGCAGAACGGTGTACCGGCGCTGGCCGCCGTGCCGGACCAGGCGCTGCGCGCGCAGCTGGCAGCACGCGCCGAGGCGGGCGAGCGCGAGGGCGTGCTGGCGCCACCGGGACGTGACGAGTGGGAGCGCTGGGGCAGTACCGCCGACGTCGGTGAGGCGGGCCTGGAGCGGCTGACCGCCCTGTCGGCGCCACAGCCGCTGGGCACTCTGCTTGAGCCGCTGCGGCTGACCGGGGCGGTGGCCGCGGTTCCTGTCAGCGGCGTGCTGTGCGCCCGCAACGGCGCCGGTATCGACCAGGTGCAGAGGCTCGTCGACTTCGGCGACCCCGCGCTGGCCGCCCTGACCGAACCTCAGGTCACCTTCTTCGAACTTCCCACCGGGCACTGGCCGATGCTGTCCTGTCCCGACGCACTGGCCGACGTCCTGCTGCGGGCCGCCGCCGGTGAGGGACACCGCCTGCGGCCGGCCGGCGACGACGCACCGGCGCCTGCCCACCTGCGCCCGTTCCCGCTGGACGTCCCCGAGCTGCCTCGCGACCGTCAAGGTCATGTCGATCTGTACGTCCCCGACGGCGAGGGCCCGCGACCGGCCGTGGTCTTCGTGCACGGCGGACCCGTACCCGCGGGAGCGCGGCCGCTCCCGCGCGAGTGGCCGACCCTGGTGGGGTACGCCCGCTGGGCCGCCGCCGAGGGAATGGTCGGCGCGACGCTCGACCACCGCCTCCACGACGTCGCGGACTATGACCGCGCGGCCGCGGACATCGCCACCGGGGTGGACCTGGTGCGGTCCGACGCCCGGGTGGACGCCGACCGGATCGCTCTGTGGTTCTTCTCGGGCGGCGGCCTCCTCACCACGGACTGGCTGACACGGCCGCCCGCCTGGCTGCGCTGCCTGGCCGCGTCCTATCCCGTCCTGGCGCCCCTTCCCGCCTGGGGCATGGCCGGCAGCCGCTTCCACCCCGCCCGGGCGGTCGGACAGGCGGGCTCCCTGCCCATCGTCCTCCTCCGCGCCGGGCGAGAGGCTCCCGAGCTCGCCGCGACGGTCGATGCGTTCGTGACCGCGGCGGACGAGAGCGCTGCGCGACTGGAGTTGGTCGATGTCCCCAACGGCCACCACGGGTTCGAGACCCTCGACGCGCCGGAGGAGACGATCCCCGCCCTGCACGAGGCGATGCGCTCGGTGGTCACCCACCTGACCAGGTGA